The following proteins are encoded in a genomic region of Flammeovirga pectinis:
- a CDS encoding response regulator transcription factor, with the protein MKKKIIIVEDNLDVQEAFKLLIETKASDYTVINTYDSCEGAIANLDTDKPDIVLMDIDLPGMNGIEGTRHIRQSLPRTDILIISVHENSQYVFDALCAGATGYITKNSNHTQLLRALGEVSAGGAPMSTHIAKLVVKSFRRESESPLTSRETDVLNLLAEGKSYMDIADQISVSKDTVKFHIKNIYLKLQVSNKIEAVTKAKSEGFI; encoded by the coding sequence ATGAAAAAGAAAATAATAATAGTTGAGGATAACTTAGATGTACAAGAAGCATTCAAACTCTTAATTGAAACAAAGGCTTCTGACTATACTGTAATCAACACCTATGACTCTTGTGAAGGAGCTATTGCCAACTTAGATACCGATAAACCTGATATTGTTCTAATGGATATTGATTTACCCGGAATGAATGGTATTGAAGGTACTAGGCATATCAGACAATCATTACCTAGAACTGATATATTAATTATTTCAGTTCACGAAAACAGTCAATATGTTTTTGATGCTCTTTGTGCTGGCGCTACAGGTTATATCACAAAGAATAGTAATCACACACAATTATTAAGAGCACTAGGCGAAGTTTCTGCAGGTGGAGCTCCAATGAGTACACATATTGCTAAGCTTGTAGTTAAATCTTTTAGAAGAGAAAGTGAATCTCCACTTACATCAAGAGAAACGGATGTTCTCAATTTATTGGCAGAAGGGAAAAGTTATATGGATATAGCAGATCAAATATCTGTTTCTAAGGATACTGTCAAATTTCACATTAAAAATATCTACTTAAAATTACAAGTTTCTAATAAAATTGAAGCGGTAACTAAAGCCAAAAGTGAAGGTTTTATTTAA
- a CDS encoding ribonuclease H1 domain-containing protein produces the protein MAGSKKQKFYVVWEGGKPGIYTTWAECQKQVQGTKGAKYKSFDSKLEAQKAYNSNPSAYIFKKKPGTVIKKNIDPSIGEPIMTNSVAVDAACSGARGPMEYRGVWLQNGKQLFIQGPHEDGTNNIGEFLGIVHALAFLKQHKYHDTIVYTDSRTAMKWVRDKRLKTTLTKNPKNKIIFDLIDRAVNWLESNSYKNPILKWETKAWGEIPADFGRK, from the coding sequence ATGGCCGGGAGCAAAAAGCAAAAATTTTATGTTGTATGGGAAGGAGGAAAACCCGGTATTTATACAACTTGGGCAGAATGTCAGAAACAGGTTCAAGGTACAAAAGGTGCCAAGTATAAATCTTTTGATTCTAAACTTGAAGCTCAAAAGGCATATAACAGTAATCCTAGTGCTTATATTTTTAAAAAGAAACCTGGTACGGTTATCAAAAAAAACATTGATCCTTCTATAGGTGAGCCGATCATGACAAATAGCGTTGCCGTAGATGCTGCCTGTAGTGGTGCTAGAGGACCGATGGAATATAGAGGGGTTTGGCTTCAGAACGGTAAACAACTATTTATACAGGGCCCTCATGAAGATGGTACTAATAATATTGGTGAGTTCTTAGGTATTGTACATGCACTTGCATTCTTAAAGCAGCATAAATATCATGATACAATAGTCTATACGGATAGTAGAACAGCCATGAAGTGGGTTCGTGATAAAAGATTAAAAACAACCTTAACGAAGAATCCTAAGAATAAAATAATTTTTGATTTAATAGATAGAGCTGTGAATTGGCTTGAAAGTAACTCTTACAAAAACCCAATTCTAAAGTGGGAAACAAAAGCTTGGGGAGAAATCCCTGCCGACTTTGGAAGAAAATAA
- the ppk2 gene encoding polyphosphate kinase 2 gives MKKNEKLSKNGKLKKEYYEEELIRMQNELVKMQEWVKHTGMKVVVLFEGRDAAGKGGVIKRITERLNPRVARIVALGVPTEREKSQWYFQRYVPHLPAAGEIVLFDRSWYNRTGVEKVMGFCTDDQYEEFLRTCPEFEKMLIRSGIILIKYWFSVSDDEQEKRFKERINSPIKRWKFSEMDLESRSKWVEYSKAKDNMFAYTDTKQSPWYVVKADDKKKARLNCISHFLSKVPYEEIKYKTIDLPKISKEGYVRPPLSEQSFVPDKY, from the coding sequence ATGAAAAAAAACGAAAAATTAAGCAAAAACGGTAAATTAAAGAAAGAGTACTACGAAGAAGAACTAATTCGTATGCAAAATGAGCTTGTTAAAATGCAAGAATGGGTAAAGCATACAGGAATGAAAGTGGTTGTACTTTTTGAAGGACGTGATGCAGCAGGGAAAGGCGGTGTCATTAAACGAATAACAGAGCGCTTAAACCCTAGGGTAGCTAGAATTGTTGCTTTGGGTGTTCCTACAGAAAGAGAAAAGTCTCAGTGGTACTTTCAGCGTTATGTACCCCATTTACCAGCGGCTGGCGAAATTGTTCTTTTTGATAGAAGTTGGTATAACCGTACGGGGGTAGAAAAAGTAATGGGTTTTTGCACAGACGATCAATACGAAGAGTTTTTAAGAACCTGTCCCGAATTTGAAAAAATGCTTATTCGTTCAGGAATAATTCTTATTAAATATTGGTTTTCTGTTTCTGATGATGAGCAAGAAAAAAGATTTAAGGAAAGAATTAATTCTCCTATTAAAAGATGGAAGTTTAGTGAAATGGATTTAGAATCTAGATCAAAATGGGTAGAATATTCTAAAGCAAAAGATAATATGTTTGCTTATACAGATACTAAACAATCTCCATGGTATGTTGTAAAGGCAGATGATAAAAAGAAAGCACGTCTTAATTGTATATCACATTTCTTATCAAAAGTACCTTACGAAGAGATTAAATACAAAACCATAGATTTACCTAAAATAAGTAAAGAAGGTTATGTACGTCCTCCTTTAAGTGAGCAATCTTTTGTTCCTGATAAGTATTAG
- a CDS encoding tol-pal system protein YbgF, whose product MLDVLNIKLYKRSFFVIYFIILGSLFKVNSVCAQAALPKIEDVDMLMTNLTVQLEITSGIDAMYNFEFKVAEGQFNWLKHHYPEHPLPYFLLGLNQWWKIVPNLEKTDYDKEFFSYMDSAIYYADKMHKEDKTNQEAVFILAGSWAFEGRLNGERHNWTRAAYSVKKALGYFDKLKQMPKTDLSPELLYGDGLYNYYVEWLKENYKMLRTVLWMFDSGDKELGIEQLETCGKEAFYTRIEAMYYLMRVHSSSGGKMIRALQISEYLYEKYPNNPYFQRYYARLLYYSGRYPQLFKVSKSLLDRVDEGMLGYEEMSGRYASFYLGAYYRDYMADSKTADHYYGRAVDFVEDIGDYGSGYYHYSLAALAKDAKKEGNYEEANKYYSKILTYAAGRKKLQEEAKKFKKEYKKIKKSRKKAEKK is encoded by the coding sequence ATGCTAGACGTACTCAATATTAAATTATATAAACGTAGCTTCTTTGTAATCTACTTCATCATTTTAGGATCTCTTTTTAAAGTAAATTCTGTTTGTGCTCAAGCTGCTTTGCCAAAAATTGAAGATGTTGATATGTTGATGACGAACCTTACAGTTCAGTTAGAAATTACTTCAGGAATTGACGCGATGTATAATTTTGAGTTCAAAGTTGCAGAAGGCCAGTTTAATTGGCTTAAACATCACTACCCTGAACACCCCCTCCCTTATTTTTTACTTGGCTTAAACCAATGGTGGAAAATTGTTCCTAATTTAGAAAAGACAGATTACGATAAAGAGTTTTTTTCTTATATGGATTCTGCTATTTATTATGCTGATAAAATGCATAAAGAAGATAAAACAAACCAAGAAGCTGTTTTTATTTTAGCCGGATCTTGGGCTTTTGAGGGGCGTTTAAATGGGGAAAGGCATAATTGGACACGTGCAGCTTATTCTGTAAAAAAGGCTTTAGGTTATTTTGATAAGTTAAAGCAGATGCCAAAAACAGACCTATCTCCAGAGTTATTATACGGAGACGGGTTATACAATTATTATGTTGAATGGCTGAAAGAAAATTATAAGATGCTCCGCACGGTATTGTGGATGTTTGATAGTGGAGATAAAGAATTAGGAATAGAACAATTAGAAACGTGTGGTAAAGAAGCATTTTATACAAGAATAGAAGCAATGTATTACCTTATGAGGGTACATTCGTCTAGTGGTGGTAAAATGATTAGAGCTTTACAAATTTCAGAATATTTGTACGAGAAGTACCCCAATAACCCTTATTTCCAGAGATATTATGCTAGGTTACTCTACTATAGTGGAAGGTATCCACAACTTTTTAAGGTAAGTAAATCTTTATTAGATAGGGTAGATGAAGGTATGCTAGGCTATGAGGAAATGAGCGGTAGATATGCATCATTTTATTTAGGTGCTTATTACAGAGATTATATGGCAGATTCTAAAACTGCTGATCATTATTATGGAAGGGCTGTAGATTTTGTTGAAGATATTGGTGATTATGGTTCTGGATATTATCATTATTCTTTAGCAGCCTTAGCTAAGGATGCAAAAAAAGAAGGAAATTACGAAGAGGCTAATAAATATTATTCTAAAATTTTAACTTATGCTGCTGGTAGAAAGAAACTACAAGAAGAAGCAAAGAAGTTTAAAAAGGAGTATAAAAAAATTAAAAAGAGTCGTAAAAAGGCTGAAAAAAAATAG